Within Alcaligenes sp. SDU_A2, the genomic segment CGTCATCCGCGGCGACAACGAGACCATCACCGTGGGCGCCGGCTCCAATGTGCAGGAAGGCGCGGTGCTGCATACCGACCCAGGTTTTCCGCTGGATATCGGCGAGCACGTCACCATCGGCCACCAGGCCATGCTGCACGGCTGCACCATCGGCGACGGGGCCTTGATCGGCATTCAGGCCGTGGTGCTGAACGGCGCCGTCATCGGACGCGACTGCCTGGTGGGCGCGGGCGCTCTGGTTACTGAAGGCAAGGTCTTTCCCGAGCGCAGCCTGATCATCGGCTCGCCCGCCAAGGCCGTTCGCACCCTGAGCGATGACGATGTGGCCAAGCTGCGGCGCAATGCCCAGGTCTATGCTGAACGCGCGGCGCACTACAAGACGGCGCTCAAGCGCCTGGACTAACCCCTTCACCGTCATCTTATTGGAGACGTATCCGATGACCCGCAAGATTCTCGTCACCGGTGGAACCGGTTTCATTGGTTCCCACACCTGCCTTGAACTGATCGCCGACGGCTATCAGGTCCTGGTATTGGACAATCTGTCCAACAGCCAGGAAAGCGTGCTGGATGCGCTTGAGCAGATCAGCGGAGTCCGGCCCGAGTTCATCCGCGGCGACATCCGCGACCGCGTCCTGCTGGACCGCATTTTCCAAGAACACGACATTGCCGCCGTCATCCATTTTGCCGGTTTGAAGGCCGTCGGCGAATCCGTTTCCCAGCCGCTGAACTACTACGACAACAATATCGCCGGCACCGTCACCCTGATGCAGGCCATGCAGCAGGCCGACGTGCGCAGCCTGGTGTTTTCGTCCTCGGCCACCGTTTACGGCGATCCGCAGCAGCTTCCCATTCCCGAAGACCACCCTCTGTCGGCCACCAATCCTTACGGCCACACCAAGCTGGTCCTGGAAGAGATCATAGGCAACGTCTACCAAAGCGAGCCCGGCTGGCACATCGGATTGCTGCGCTACTTCAACCCCGTGGGTGCACATCCATCCGGGCTGATCGGCGAGGCCCCGCAAGGCGTGCCCAACAACCTGATGCCGTATATTGCCCAAGTGGCCAGCGGGCAACGTGAGCAAGTCCAGGTCTTCGGTCAGGACTACGACACACCCGACGGCACGGGGGTGCGCGACTACATCCACGTCATGGACCTGGCCCAGGGTCATGTCGCCGCCTTGCGCTACCTGCAAGAGAACAAGCCCGAGTTGCTGGCCGTGAACCTGGGCACCGGCCGCGGTTACTCCGTACTGGAAATGATCCAGGCGTTCGCTCGCAGCAGCGGCCGCGATATCCCCTACACCATTGCACCACGCCGTCCCGGCGACATTGCCTCCTGCTGGGCCGACACCCGGCTGGCCCGCGAAAAGCTGAACTGGACCGCGGACAAGGACATCCAGGAAATGTGCGATGACGCCTGGCGCTGGCAGGCGACCCGATCCTGACCAAGCAACGTGCCATCGCCATTGGCGATGGCACGTTGACAGATGATTGATTTGCAAGGGGGAAAGCGGCCTCTAGAATGACCCTGTCAATCTAAAAACCTCCTTCATCCAGAGACAGCCCGCTATGAAAACCTACCGTATCGGCCAGATCGTTCCCAGCTCCAACACCACCATGGAAACCGAGATTCCTGCCATGCTGCAGGCGCGCTACGCCGAGTTTCCCGAAGAACGCTTCACCTTCCACTCCTCGCGCATGCGCATGATGCAAGTGAACCCCGAGGAACTGAAGGCCATGGACATCGCCAGCGACCGCTGCGCTGTCGAACTGAGCGATGCGCGCATGAGCGTCATGGCCTACGCCTGCCTGGTCGCCATCATGGCCCAGGGCGACGGTTACCACCGCGCCTCGCAGGCCCGCCTGCAGAACACCGTGAAAGAAAACGGCGTGGAAATCCCCGTGCTGAGCTCGGCCGGCGCACTGGTGGATACGCTGAAAGAATTCGGCTACAAAAAAGTCTCCATCATCACTCCTTACATGAAGCCGCTGACCAAGCGCGTGGCCGACTACATCGAAGCCGAAGGCATCGAAGTCCAGGACTCCATCAGCCTGGAAGTGTCGGACAACCTGGAAGTGGGCCTGCTGAACCCTGAAAACCTGCTGGAACACGTTCAGCGCCTAAACCACGACGGCGTAGACGCCGTGATCCTGTCCGCCTGCGTGCAGATGCCTTCCCTGCCGGCCATCCAGCGCGCTCAGGACCTGATCGGCAAGCCCGTGCTGTCCGCCGCTGTCTGCACCGTGTACCAGATGCTCAAGACCCTGGGTCTGGAAACGCGTGTGCCCAACGCCGGTCACATTCTGTCCGGCGCCAAGCCCCAGCAGGCCTGATCGCTCGCTACCCCGCCCATCGTATCCAGCCCTGCCGGCACAATGCCAGCAGGGTTTTTTTATGGCTCTTCGAAGAATTCCTGGAGCCAATTGACCAAGTCGATGACAAACAGGCTTTTTGAAGACGCCATTCAAGGCGCAGCACGCTCGGACGGCTCAAAACACCGACGACATAGCCCCAGCTATACATAGCCATACCCAACAGAACATTCAGCGGATGGCTGATACCTGGTACAGCGTACGCAAACGTCCCGCCCGCCCCAAATGGCCCGCCCCATACAAAGGAATCCCCGGTATTGAGCGCAGAACCTTTTTTATGGCCGATCACATTAAAAACACGCCAAAGATAAAGGTCCAGCCACCACCTCGCGCATCCAGGTCAGGCGCACGAAAAAAAGATATGATGCCTGCATGAAACTTGACCTTCTGACCCTAAAACTGTTTGTCCGGGTACTGGAAGAAGGCACGATCAGCCAGGCGGCCGAACGCGAACACATTGCCGCCGCCGCCGTCAGCCGCCGCATCGCCGACCTGGAACAGTCCCTGCACACCACCTTGCTGGTACGCACCAACAAAGGCGTCAGCCCTACCGCAGCGGGGCTGGAGCTGCTGTATCGTTCGCGTGCCCTGCTCAACAGTGCGCAAGACATCGAATCGCATCTGCTGGCCTATTCGCAAGGCCAACAAGGCCTGGTCCACATTCTGGCCAATACCTCGGCCATCTCACAATTTCTGCCCACGCCGCTAGGACTGTTTGGCCGGCAGCATCCCGGCATCCACTTGCAACTGGAAGAAAAAACCAGCCTGGACATTATCCGCGCACTGGCCGAGGGCAAAGCCGACCTGGGCGTCTTTACCCGCTTGCCCTACGATGCAGACATCCAGGCCTATCCGTTTCGCAGCGACAAGCTGGTGGTGCTGGTTCCGAACGACCACCCCCTGGCCTGCCATGAGCGGCTGCGATTCGAGCAGACCCTGGAGCATGAACAGATCACGCTGCTGCCGGGTACACAGATCAATTACCAGATCACCAAGGTCGCCATGGAAGCCAATCGCTCCGTGCGCGTGCGCACGGAGGTCTCGGGCTACGATGCCATGTGCCTGCTGGTCAATGCCGGCATGGGCATTGCCATACTGCCGCGCGAAAGCGCCCGCATCTATCATGTTCCCAACACACGCATGCTTGAGCTGGACGAAGACTGGAGCCAGCGCGAACTGCTGATCGGCGTGCGCCGACACCGGGAACTGCAGCCCAGCGCCCAGACTCTGCTGAACTTTCTGCTGGGCAGCCCCGCCTGAGACCATCCATCAGTCGATCTTTCTGACAGGTACCCACACGGCCGGAGCCTGCAGCCCTGCCGTCACAAAAGCCACGATCTGTTCGAAGACCTCGC encodes:
- a CDS encoding gamma carbonic anhydrase family protein, with amino-acid sequence MPIYQLDQLSPIINSSSYIAEQAMVIGNVILKEGTSVWPGAVIRGDNETITVGAGSNVQEGAVLHTDPGFPLDIGEHVTIGHQAMLHGCTIGDGALIGIQAVVLNGAVIGRDCLVGAGALVTEGKVFPERSLIIGSPAKAVRTLSDDDVAKLRRNAQVYAERAAHYKTALKRLD
- the galE gene encoding UDP-glucose 4-epimerase GalE, producing the protein MTRKILVTGGTGFIGSHTCLELIADGYQVLVLDNLSNSQESVLDALEQISGVRPEFIRGDIRDRVLLDRIFQEHDIAAVIHFAGLKAVGESVSQPLNYYDNNIAGTVTLMQAMQQADVRSLVFSSSATVYGDPQQLPIPEDHPLSATNPYGHTKLVLEEIIGNVYQSEPGWHIGLLRYFNPVGAHPSGLIGEAPQGVPNNLMPYIAQVASGQREQVQVFGQDYDTPDGTGVRDYIHVMDLAQGHVAALRYLQENKPELLAVNLGTGRGYSVLEMIQAFARSSGRDIPYTIAPRRPGDIASCWADTRLAREKLNWTADKDIQEMCDDAWRWQATRS
- a CDS encoding maleate cis-trans isomerase family protein, with product MKTYRIGQIVPSSNTTMETEIPAMLQARYAEFPEERFTFHSSRMRMMQVNPEELKAMDIASDRCAVELSDARMSVMAYACLVAIMAQGDGYHRASQARLQNTVKENGVEIPVLSSAGALVDTLKEFGYKKVSIITPYMKPLTKRVADYIEAEGIEVQDSISLEVSDNLEVGLLNPENLLEHVQRLNHDGVDAVILSACVQMPSLPAIQRAQDLIGKPVLSAAVCTVYQMLKTLGLETRVPNAGHILSGAKPQQA
- a CDS encoding LysR family transcriptional regulator, producing the protein MKLDLLTLKLFVRVLEEGTISQAAEREHIAAAAVSRRIADLEQSLHTTLLVRTNKGVSPTAAGLELLYRSRALLNSAQDIESHLLAYSQGQQGLVHILANTSAISQFLPTPLGLFGRQHPGIHLQLEEKTSLDIIRALAEGKADLGVFTRLPYDADIQAYPFRSDKLVVLVPNDHPLACHERLRFEQTLEHEQITLLPGTQINYQITKVAMEANRSVRVRTEVSGYDAMCLLVNAGMGIAILPRESARIYHVPNTRMLELDEDWSQRELLIGVRRHRELQPSAQTLLNFLLGSPA